The nucleotide sequence ACCCTCTGCACCCAGCCCGCGCTGCTGGAGGTGCCGGGCACCGCCGCCGCGCGCTGCATCGACGGGGAGCGGATGTCGGACATGGCCGGGCGGCCGCTGGCGGCGCGGGAGAAGGGCAACCGTCCGGGCTGCCTGTGTGCCGAAAGCCGGGACATCGGCGATTACGACAGTTGCCCGCACGGCTGCGTCTATTGCTATGCGGTGGCGAACCGGTCGGCGGCGCAGCGGCGATTCGCCGCGCATGATCCGGAGGGTGAGTTCCTTTTCGCGCGCCTGCCCGCGGACCGCTGAACCGTCTTGCGGACAGGCTGCCGAACCGCCCTTACGGGCAGACCTTGCGCACCGTCTCCACCAGCTTTTCCGGGTTGAAGGGCTTGACCAGCCAGCCGGTGGCGCCGGCCTCGCGGCCCGCCGTCTTCTTGGCCGGGTCCGCCTCGGTGGTCAGCAGCAGCACCGGCGTGGCGCGGTTGGTGGCGCTCGCCCGCACCGCGCGGGTCAGCGCCAGCCCGTCCATCCCCGGCATGTTCAGGTCGGTGATGATGCAGTCGAACTTCTGCCGGTTGACCAGGGCCAGCCCGGCCCCGCCGTCCACGGCTTCCGTCACGCTGTAACCGGCCCGCGACAGGGTGAAGGTCACCATGTCGCGGATCGTCTTGGAGTCGTCGACGGTCAGGATGCTCTTCGGCATGGGGGAAGCCTTTCACAGCGGAGCGCCGGGGCGCCACGCCGAAAGGCGTAAGCCCATCGTGCCGCCGCGTCAACCGCCGGACGCGGCGGCCCTTTTCCCGCGGCCCGGCCTCAGGCCTTGGTATCGACGTGCTGCGCCCCGCCGTCGCCCTTGGCGACGCCGACCATCGCCTCGCGCAGCAGGCGGCCGTGGATGGTGTAGCCGGGCTGCAGCACCTGGATGACGGTGCCGGCCGGCTTGCCGGTGTTCTCGATCTCGAACATCACCTGGTGGAAGTTCGGGTCGAAGGGCTCGCCGCTCGGATCCAGCTTCTTGATGCCGGCACGGTCGAAGGCGGCGAAGAGCTGGCGCTCGGTCGCCTCGACGCCGACCGCGAGGCCCTTCAGCATCTCGTCCTTCTCGCGGCCCTCGGCCGGGACGGCCTCCAGCGCGCGGCGCAGGTTGTCGGCCACCGACACCAGCTCCTTGGCGAAGCTGGAGACGGCGAACTTGCTGGCGTCCTCGCGGTCGCGCTGGGCGCGGCGACGGGTGTTCTCGGCCTCCGCCATGGCGCGCAGAAGCTGGTCCTTGAGGCTCGCGACCTCGGCCTCCAGCTGGGCGACGCGGTCGCCGGCGGCCGGAGCCTCTCCGGCGGCGGCGGTCGCGGCGTCGGCGGGGGCGGCGGTCCCGGTCGGGTCCACCGCGGCGTCGGCGGGCTTGTTCTGCTCTTCGCTCATGGGTCTCTCGGTGTTCTTCTTGTCGATGGAAAAGGCGGGTGTGAAAAGACGTCCTCAGCCGACGAGCCGGCTGATGACCTTGGCGGTATAGTCCACCAGCGGAATGATGCGGGCGTAATTGATGCGCGTCGGGCCGATGACCCCGATGGCGCCGATCACCTGCTCCCGGCTGTTCTGGAAGGGCGAGATGATCAGCGAACAGCCGGAATGGTTGAACAGCACGTTCTCCGCCCCGATGAAGATCTGGACGCCGTCCCCCTGTCCGGTCGCCTCGATCAGGCGCAGCATGGCCTCCTTGGTCTCCAGCGCCTCGAACAGGGCGCGCACGCGCTCCAGGTCCGACAGCGCCGTGACGTCCTCCAGCAGCCTGGCCTGGCCGCGGACGATGAGCTGCCCGCCGCCGCCGCCCTGCGAGCCGCCGGCCCCGGCCCAGGTGGCCAGCCCCTCGGCGACCACGCGGCGGGACAGCTCGTCGAGCTGGGTCCGCTGTTCCTGGATCTCGCGCGTCACCTCCTGCCGCGCCTCTTCGAGCGTGCGGCCGACCAGCTTGGCGCTGAGATAGTTGGAGACGGTCTGCAGGGTGGAGGTCGGCAGGCCGACCGGCACCTCGATGACGCGGTTCTCGACCAGCCCGTCCTCGTTCACCAGCACGACCAGCGCCCGGCCGGGGCCGAGCGAGACGAACTCGATGTGCTTCAGCGGCCGGTCGGTCTTCGGCGCCACCACCAGCCCGGCGCAGTGCGACAGGCCGGCCAGCATGGTCGAGGCCTCGTTCAGCACGTCGGACAGCGCCCGGCCGGAGGAGGCGCATTTCGCCTCGATCGACTCGCGCTCGTCCTCGGTCAGCGAACCGATCTCCAGCAGGCCGTTGACGAACATGCGCAGGCCGGCGTCGGTCGGGATGCGGCCGGCCGAGGTATGGGGGGCGTAGAGAAGCCCCTGCTCCTCCAGATCGGCCATCACGTTGCGGATGGTCGCGGGCGACAGGACCATGCCCAGCCGCCGCGAGATCGTGCGCGATCCCACCGGCTCGCCCGTCGCCACATAGGCGTCGACGATCTGCCGGAAGATCTCGCGGGATCGTTGGTTCAGCTCGGTGATCATGGTCCGGACGGGTTGTCGTTGGGCCGCGCAACGCGCGCGTCCGAATTTAGGCAGGTCAGGCAGCCGAATCAACGGATGCGCCCCCGCCGGCCCCGGAAGAGGGCACTTCGCGCAAACGGAGCGGCCTTGCGGGCTGGACGCGCCGGGTCCGAGCCGATAGCCTGCGGGCCGTTTTCAACTGAACCCATCGGATGATTGCCATGCGCCCCTCCGGCCGCGCCCTCGACCAGCTGCGCACCATCTCGCTCGAACCCGGCTTCAGCAAATATGCCGAGGGCTCCTGCCTGGTGCGGTTCGGCGACACGCATGTGCTGTGCACGGCCAGCGTGGACGAGACGGTGCCGCGCTTCCTGAAGAACACCGGGCTCGGCTGGGTCACCGCGGAATACGGCATGCTGCCGCGCTCGACCCACAGCCGCACCGACCGCGAGGCGGCCAAGGGCAAGCAGTCAGGCCGCACCCAGGAGATCCAGCGGCTGATCGGCCGGGCGCTGCGCGCCGTCGCCAACCGCTCGGCGATGGGCGAGAAGCAGATCAAGATCGACTGCGACGTCATCCAGGCCGACGGCGGCACCCGCACCGCCGCCATCACCGGCAGCTACGTCGCCCTGCACCTCGCCTTCCAGCACCTGCTTCAGATCGGCGCGATCAAGAGCATGCCGCTGACCGACCAGGTGGCCGCGGTGTCCTGCGGCATCCACCAGGGCAACGCCGTGCTCGACCTCGACTATGCCGAGGATTCGACCGCCCAGGCCGACGCCAACTTCGTGCTGACCGGCCGCGGCGGCATCGTCGAGGTGCAGGGCACCGCCGAGGAGACCCCCTTCAGCGAAGCCCAGTTCAACGAGCTGATGGCGCTGGCCCGCAAGGGCGTCGACGAGCTGGTCGCGTTGCAGAAGACCGCGCTCGGCATCAAGTAAGGATCGCGCAGGTAAGGATAGGGTCCGGGAGCGGAGGCGGGGACGGCCGCCGGCCTGCCCGTGCTCCGCCCGGCCGCTTCACGCCGCCGCCGCATGACGTTGCAGGTTCGTACAAGGAAATCAAAGGTATGGCTTCCATTCCCCGCCGCTTCACCGGCGACACGCTCGTGATCGCCAGCCACAACAAGGGCAAGGTGCGCGAGATCGCCGACCTGCTCGGTCCTTACGTGCGGACCTTCACCACGGCGGGCGAGCTCGGGCTGCCGGAGCCGGAGGAGACCGGCACGACCTTCATCGCCAATGCGGAGCTGAAGGCGCGGGCCGCCGCCGCGGCCGGCCACGTCGCGATGGCCGACGACAGCGGTCTGGTGGTGCCGGCGCTGGGCGGCGACCCCGGCATCTACTCCGCCCGCTGGGCCGGGCCGGAGAAGGACTTCGCCATGGCGATGCGCAAGGTGGAGGAGGGGCTGGCCGGCAAGACCGACCGCAGTGCCTGTTTCGTCTGCGCCCTGACGCTCGCCTGGCCGGACGGGCATGTGGAGTCGGTGGAAGGCCGCTGTTCCGGCACGCTGGTGTGGCCGCCGCGCGGCGACAAAGGTTTCGGTTACGATCCGATGTTCGTGCCGGATGGCTTCGACATCACGTTCGGTGAGATGGAGCCGGCCAGGAAGCACGAGATGAGCCACCGGGCCGACGCCTTCCGTCAACTGGTCGACCGATGCTTCCGCTGAGCGGCGATCCCGGCTTCGCGATCTACGTCCACTGGCCCTTCTGCAAGTCGAAGTGTCCCTACTGCGACTTCAACAGCCATGTGCGCGAGCGGGTGGACCACGAGCGCTGGCGTGCCGCGCTGTTGCGGGAACTCGATCATTACGCTGACGTAACGGGTGGTCGCCGCGTCACCTCGGTCTTCTTCGGCGGCGGCACGCCGTCGCTGATGGAGCCCGCCACCGTCGCCGCCCTGCTCGACCGCGTCGCCGCGCGCTGGCCGGTGGCCGACGGGCTGGAGGTGACGCTGGAGGCCAACCCGACCTCGGTGGAGGCCGAGAAGTTCCGCGCCTTCCGCACCGCCGGGGTCAACCGGGTGTCGCTCGGGATCCAGGCGCTGGACGATGCGCCGCTGCGCTTCCTCGGCCGCCGGCACAACGCGGCGGAGGCGCTGGGCGCCATCGGGCTGGCGGCGAAAAGCTTCGATCGTTTCTCTTTCGATCTGATCTACGCCCGTCCGGGACAGAGCGTCGCCGACTGGGAGGCGGAGCTGAAGCGGGCGCTCGACCATGCGGTCGGGCATCTGTCGGTCTACCAGTTGACGATCGAGGAGGGGACGGCCTTCCATCCGCTGCACGCCCGCGGTGAGCTGGTCCTTCCCGACGACGAGCTGGCCGGCGACCTCTACGAAGCGACGCAGGCCGTACTGGGAGCGGCCGGGCTGCCGGCCTACGAGATCTCCAACCATGCCCGTCCGGGCGAGGAGAGCCGGCACAACCTGACCTACTGGCGCTACGGCGACTATGTCGGCATCGGGCCCGGCGCCCATGGCCGGCTGACGCTGGACGGCGAGAAGCGGGCGACCCGCGCCCACCGCGCCCCGGAAATCTGGCTGGAGCGGGTGGAGCGCGACGGCCATGGCGCCGCCGCCCCCGACCCGATCGAGCGGGCCGACCGCGGCACCGAGCTTCTGATGATGGGCCTGCGGCTGACCGAGGGCGTGCCCCGCGCGCGGCTGGTCGAGGAGGCGGGCTGCGACCTCGACGGCGTCGTGGATGCCGGCGGGCTCGCCCGTCTGGTCGCCGGCGGCTTCCTGGAGGTCACCGACAGCCATGTCCGCGCGACCTACGAGGGGCGCCAGCGGTTGAACGGGGTGCTGCGGGCTCTGCTCGCCTGACCGAACCGCGGGCTCCGCTCGCCTGACCGAACCGCGAGCCCTGCTCGCCTGACCGACGGGGGGACGGATGCGCATCAGCCTGGTGGTGGCCGCCGCCGCCAACGGCGTCATCGGCCGCGATGGCGACCTGCCCTGGCGCCTGCCGGGCGACCTGAAGCGTTTCAAGGAGCTGACGCTCGGCAAGCCGGTGCTGATGGGCCGGCGCACCTGGGAGTCGCTTCCCCGCCGCCCGCTGCCGGGGCGGGAGAACCTCGTCGTCAGCCGCAGCGCAGCCCCCGGCGAGCGGGACGGCGCCCGCTGGTTCTCCGGGATCGCCGGGGCCATCGACCATGCCCGCGCCGGCGGAGCGGACGAGCTGTGCGTCATCGGCGGTGCGGAGATCTTCCGCGAGACCCTGCCGCTCGCCGACACGCTGCACCTGACCCGCGTCGAGCGGGCGGTGGAGGGCGACACGCTGATGCCGCCGCCCGGCCCCGGCTGGGTGGAGCGGGAGAGCGGTCCCCTGCTGGAGGAGAACGGGCTGCCCTACCGCTTCATCGAGTACCGGCGCGGGGGATAGCGCGGTCCGTCCTGCCGGATCTTGCGGATCCTGCGCGGGTCACCCGGACGGACATCGATCCGGGTGACCCCTGCCGCCTTACAGGATGAACTTCGACAGGTCGGCGTTCCTGGCGAGGCTGCTGACCCGCTCGCGCACATAGGCCGCGTCGACCGTCACCGTCGTGCCCGGCCGGTCGCTGGCCGAGAAGCTGACCTCCTCCAGCAGCCGCTCCAGCACCGTGTGCAGGCGGCGGGCGCCGATGTTCTCGACGCTGCCGTTGATCTCCGCCGCCAGACGGGCCAGCTCGTCGATGCTGTCGTCGGTGAAGACCAGCTCCACGTCCTCGGTCTTCAGCAGGGCCTTGTACTGCTTGATCAGGCTGGCTTCCGGCTCGGTCAGGATGCGCTTGAAGTCGTCCTGCGACAGGGCCTTCAGCTCGACGCGGATGGGCAGGCGGCCCTGCAGCTCGGGCAGCAGGTCGGACGGCTTGGCGACGTGGAAGGCGCCCGAGGCGATGAACAGGATGTGGTCGGTCTTGACCGGCCCGTGCTTGGTCGAGACGGTGGTGCCCTCGATCAGCGGCAGCAGGTCGCGCTGCACGCCCTCGCGGCTGACGTCGGCGCCGCCGCGGTTCTCGGAACGGGCGGAGATCTTGTCGATCTCGTCGAGGAAGACGATGCCATTCTGCTCGACCGATCGGATCGCCTCCGAGACGACCTTTTCCTGGTCCAGCAGCTTGTCCGACTCCTCGGCGATCAGCACGGTGTGGCTCTCGGCCACCGTCATGCGGCGCGGCTTGGTCCGGCCGCCCATCATCTTCCCGAAGATGTCGTTCAGGTTCAGCATGCCCATCTGGGCGCCCGGCATGCCGGGGATGTCGAAGGTCGGCATGCCGCCCGGCGGGGCGGTGTCGGCGACCTGGATCTCGATCTCGCGGTCGTTCAGCGTGCCTTCGCGCAGCATCTTGCGGAACTTGGCGCGGGTCTCGGCGCCGGCGTTGTCGCCGCACAGCGCGTCGAGCACCCGCTCCTCTGCCCGCAGCTCGGCCTTGGCGACGACCTCCTTGCGCAGGCGCTCGCGGGTCATGCCGATGGCGATCTCCACGAGGTCGCGGACGATCTGCTCCACGTCGCGGCCGACATAGCCGACCTCGGTGAACTTGGTCGCCTCGATCTTCAGGAAGGGTGCCTGCGCCAGCTTGGCGAGGCGGCGGGCGATCTCCGTCTTGCCGACGCCGGTCGGGCCGATCATCAGGATGTTCTTCGGCAGCACCTCCTCGCGCAGCCCTTCGGGGAGCTGCTGGCGGCGCCAGCGGTTGCGCAGCGCGATGGCGACGGCGCGCTTGGCCTCGTGCTGGCCGACGATGTAGCGGTCGAGCTCGGAGACGATCTCGCGGGGGCTGAAAGCGGCGGTCATGGTGGTTACAGCTTTTCGAGGGTGACGTTTTCGTTCGTGTAGACGCAAATGCCGGCGGCGATCCTCATCGCCTTGCGGGCGACCGCCTCGGCATCCATGCCGTCGATGTCGATCAGCGCGCGCGCCGCCGACAGGGCGTAGGACCCGCCGGAGCCGATGCCGATCAGCCCGTCCTCCGGCTCCAGCACGTCGCCGTTGCCGGTCAGGACGAGGCTGACGGACTTGTCGGCCACCGCCATCATCGCCTCCAGCCGGCGCAGGTAGCGGTCGGTCCGCCAGTCCTTCGCCATCTCGACGCAGGCGCGGGTGAGCTGGCCCGGATACTGCTCCAGCTTCGCCTCCAGCCGCTCGAACAGCGTCAGCGCGTCGGCGGTGGCGCCGGCGAATCCCGCCATCACCGTGCCGCCGGCCAGCCAGCGCACCTTGCGCGCGTTGGACTTCATCACCGTCTGGCCCACCGACACCTGTCCGTCGCCGGCGATCACAACCTGCCCGTCCTTGCGGACCGAAAGGATGGTGGTGCCGTGCCACTGGATGGGGTCGTGTGGGTTTGCTGAATGGGACGTCATGCTCGACCGTCTGTGAACAGGGAAAGGCCCGGCCCTCCTCAGGGCACCGGGAGCCCGGAACACCACCGCGCCGCCGCGCCGCCCGGGGCCTGTCGCAGGTCGTCCCGGGCCGGTTCCGTCCGGGCATCCGGTCCCGGGCATCCGGTCTATGTGGGAGGGGCCGGACCCCCGTCAAGATTCGTCGTCGGGATAAGCCGGTGCGG is from Azospirillum thermophilum and encodes:
- a CDS encoding response regulator, whose translation is MPKSILTVDDSKTIRDMVTFTLSRAGYSVTEAVDGGAGLALVNRQKFDCIITDLNMPGMDGLALTRAVRASATNRATPVLLLTTEADPAKKTAGREAGATGWLVKPFNPEKLVETVRKVCP
- the grpE gene encoding nucleotide exchange factor GrpE, giving the protein MSEEQNKPADAAVDPTGTAAPADAATAAAGEAPAAGDRVAQLEAEVASLKDQLLRAMAEAENTRRRAQRDREDASKFAVSSFAKELVSVADNLRRALEAVPAEGREKDEMLKGLAVGVEATERQLFAAFDRAGIKKLDPSGEPFDPNFHQVMFEIENTGKPAGTVIQVLQPGYTIHGRLLREAMVGVAKGDGGAQHVDTKA
- the hrcA gene encoding heat-inducible transcriptional repressor HrcA, whose amino-acid sequence is MITELNQRSREIFRQIVDAYVATGEPVGSRTISRRLGMVLSPATIRNVMADLEEQGLLYAPHTSAGRIPTDAGLRMFVNGLLEIGSLTEDERESIEAKCASSGRALSDVLNEASTMLAGLSHCAGLVVAPKTDRPLKHIEFVSLGPGRALVVLVNEDGLVENRVIEVPVGLPTSTLQTVSNYLSAKLVGRTLEEARQEVTREIQEQRTQLDELSRRVVAEGLATWAGAGGSQGGGGGQLIVRGQARLLEDVTALSDLERVRALFEALETKEAMLRLIEATGQGDGVQIFIGAENVLFNHSGCSLIISPFQNSREQVIGAIGVIGPTRINYARIIPLVDYTAKVISRLVG
- the rph gene encoding ribonuclease PH, coding for MRPSGRALDQLRTISLEPGFSKYAEGSCLVRFGDTHVLCTASVDETVPRFLKNTGLGWVTAEYGMLPRSTHSRTDREAAKGKQSGRTQEIQRLIGRALRAVANRSAMGEKQIKIDCDVIQADGGTRTAAITGSYVALHLAFQHLLQIGAIKSMPLTDQVAAVSCGIHQGNAVLDLDYAEDSTAQADANFVLTGRGGIVEVQGTAEETPFSEAQFNELMALARKGVDELVALQKTALGIK
- the rdgB gene encoding RdgB/HAM1 family non-canonical purine NTP pyrophosphatase, translating into MASIPRRFTGDTLVIASHNKGKVREIADLLGPYVRTFTTAGELGLPEPEETGTTFIANAELKARAAAAAGHVAMADDSGLVVPALGGDPGIYSARWAGPEKDFAMAMRKVEEGLAGKTDRSACFVCALTLAWPDGHVESVEGRCSGTLVWPPRGDKGFGYDPMFVPDGFDITFGEMEPARKHEMSHRADAFRQLVDRCFR
- the hemW gene encoding radical SAM family heme chaperone HemW; translation: MLPLSGDPGFAIYVHWPFCKSKCPYCDFNSHVRERVDHERWRAALLRELDHYADVTGGRRVTSVFFGGGTPSLMEPATVAALLDRVAARWPVADGLEVTLEANPTSVEAEKFRAFRTAGVNRVSLGIQALDDAPLRFLGRRHNAAEALGAIGLAAKSFDRFSFDLIYARPGQSVADWEAELKRALDHAVGHLSVYQLTIEEGTAFHPLHARGELVLPDDELAGDLYEATQAVLGAAGLPAYEISNHARPGEESRHNLTYWRYGDYVGIGPGAHGRLTLDGEKRATRAHRAPEIWLERVERDGHGAAAPDPIERADRGTELLMMGLRLTEGVPRARLVEEAGCDLDGVVDAGGLARLVAGGFLEVTDSHVRATYEGRQRLNGVLRALLA
- a CDS encoding dihydrofolate reductase, whose product is MRISLVVAAAANGVIGRDGDLPWRLPGDLKRFKELTLGKPVLMGRRTWESLPRRPLPGRENLVVSRSAAPGERDGARWFSGIAGAIDHARAGGADELCVIGGAEIFRETLPLADTLHLTRVERAVEGDTLMPPPGPGWVERESGPLLEENGLPYRFIEYRRGG
- the hslU gene encoding ATP-dependent protease ATPase subunit HslU; translated protein: MTAAFSPREIVSELDRYIVGQHEAKRAVAIALRNRWRRQQLPEGLREEVLPKNILMIGPTGVGKTEIARRLAKLAQAPFLKIEATKFTEVGYVGRDVEQIVRDLVEIAIGMTRERLRKEVVAKAELRAEERVLDALCGDNAGAETRAKFRKMLREGTLNDREIEIQVADTAPPGGMPTFDIPGMPGAQMGMLNLNDIFGKMMGGRTKPRRMTVAESHTVLIAEESDKLLDQEKVVSEAIRSVEQNGIVFLDEIDKISARSENRGGADVSREGVQRDLLPLIEGTTVSTKHGPVKTDHILFIASGAFHVAKPSDLLPELQGRLPIRVELKALSQDDFKRILTEPEASLIKQYKALLKTEDVELVFTDDSIDELARLAAEINGSVENIGARRLHTVLERLLEEVSFSASDRPGTTVTVDAAYVRERVSSLARNADLSKFIL
- the hslV gene encoding ATP-dependent protease subunit HslV, translated to MTSHSANPHDPIQWHGTTILSVRKDGQVVIAGDGQVSVGQTVMKSNARKVRWLAGGTVMAGFAGATADALTLFERLEAKLEQYPGQLTRACVEMAKDWRTDRYLRRLEAMMAVADKSVSLVLTGNGDVLEPEDGLIGIGSGGSYALSAARALIDIDGMDAEAVARKAMRIAAGICVYTNENVTLEKL